AAGATTCCTGTAGAAGTTCATATATCAAGTGAATTTTCATATAATATGCCGTTGTTATCTGAAAAGCCTTTATTTGTGTTTATTTCACAAAGTGGTGAAACAGCAGATAGCCGTGCAGTATTAGTGCAAGTAAAAGAAATGGGCTATAAGTCATTAACGATTACAAACGTAAAAGGGTCTACTCTTTCTCGTGAAGCAGACTATACGTTACTTCTTCATGCAGGTCCTGAAATTGCAGTTGCTTCAACGAAAGCATACACTGCGCAAATATCTGTATTAGCGATCTTAGCAAGAGATGCTGCTAGAGCTAAGGGACTTGAGGTAGATTTTGACTTAAGCAAAGAACTAGGAATTGTTGCTTCTGTTATGGAAACATTATGTGATGACAAGGAAGAAATGGAACAAATCGCCCGTGAATACCTTGCAACAACACGTAACTGCTTCTTTATCGGTCGCGGAATTGACTACTATGTTGGAATGGAAGGAGCTCTTAAGTTAAAAGAGATATCTTACATTCAAGCAGAGGGCTTTGCAGGTGGAGAACTAAAGCATGGGACGATTGCGTTAATTGAAGACGGTACTCCAGTTATCTCAATTGCAACACAAGAAATTGTAAACCTAGGTATAAGAGGAAACGTGAAGGAAGTTGTAGCACGTGGAGCTAACCCATGTATCATTGCGATGAAGGGATTAGAAGAGGCTGATGATCGTTATGTCGTTCCAGCAGTTCATGAACTATTAACACCACTTGTCTCAGTTATTCCAGTTCAATTAATTTCCTACTATGCTGCACTTCACAGAGAATGTGATGTAGATAAGCCAAGAAATTTAGCTAAGAGCGTGACAGTTGAGTAAGGATATTTAGATTATTTGAAACAAGGTTTGATTATTTAAAATAAAGATTGATAAAAAGAATTTAAAATTGAATAATAAATTTTGGATAGAGTTTAAAATAACTCTATCCTTTTTCTATTGTCATTTTTTCAGTAAGATAGGAACTTAAGATAATCTAATAAATATTTGACTCAGCAACTATGTCCTCCTTTTAGGTTTGAATTAGAATAAGTTATTTTGTTGAAGTAAAGGGAAATGATAATTAAATAAATTAGTAACTTTTATTGCAATTATCCGTATATGTTGTAAAGGTTATTAACGGGAGGTAGGAGTTCAGTGTTTAAAATTATTCCTAAATGTTCAAAGTGTGGTAAAGAAATAGAGGGAAATGAAGAAGTAATTGTAAAATTGCGTTATCCAGATAGAAGAGGAATGACAGAAATAAGAGCATTTATTCAAAATGAAGGGCAGATCACTTGTATGAAATGCTAAAAGCATATTAGTCTTCTGTGACTATAGGGGAAGTATAGCACAATCAGCATTGGTAATTATGTAGCAATCGAAACAGGATATAGTTCATATATAATAATTAGACAATCAACAGTAGGGGGAAGCCATGAAAAACAATAGTAAAATATATATTTTTAGTATTTTCCTTGGCCTACTTCTATCTATATTTCCTATTATAGGACAATATGAACAGTACAAATATTTCGGTAAACCTGCATTAACTCTTTCATTTTATGGAGACTGGAAAATTGGTTTTAATCCATTGGGATTATTGTTTAATATTATCATCGTTTTTTGTTTACTTAGATTTATATATTTTTTAAGAAAATCTTTCTTAACTAAGAATAGTCTTTAATGAAAGCTATTTTTTTGACAGGAATTACTGCCGTTTAAGGGGAAATGAGTAACATAATAAGTCAAGAACGTCCATTTATCCTAGCAGGATTAATGGACGTTTTTTTTGAAGTAAGGGTGAGTTTAGTTAATTAAGAGATTTCAATCAAAGTCAGTTACACGAATGCGTTGATCTAAAGAGGATTAACGCATTTTATTTGAAACTTAATGAATCAAAGGTTATGTTATTATATTAAAATCTGAGCGCAATTATAATTTGACACCTTTTTACAACTTTAATCGTAGATACATTAAGTGATATTAATGATTGACATTTATGAATGATTTGAGGAGCTAACATGAATATAAAGAGACTTGCAATCTATATTTGTTATGTAATTATTTTATTTTCTATCCTAACGATTGGATTAAAACATCAAGCTGCTCTATATAACGCTGGTAAAACAAACTATGAAGTAATTCCTTATTATCAATTCTGTGCTATTTTCCCAATAATTATCGGTGTGTGCTTATCAATTCCTCAACATATTAAAAACTTCAGTCAAAATGGAAAATGGAAAATTGATTGGATTAAGCTTTTGGTTATTGGACTACCGTTCTTGATATTATCAGTTATACCAATCCTATATTTGTACGAGGTAATAGGCTTTCGAATTCCTTTCTCCGCATACATTATGGGAGGGAATTTTGGTATAGGGGCATCTGATACTTTTACAACAATTATTGGATTAATATCTGGATATGTCGTTTCCACAAGCATAATTAAGGATAATAATTAAGCACGAACTTTTACTATAGGAGAAGGATATATTAGCAAGAATATTTAGTTTTACGGTAGAGTAAAACAGGAACTTTTTTTGTATAAGTGGAGGTATGAATGTATAAAAATTATGTTGTTTTTATAAGTATTTTATTATTTCTGATGGGTTGTAATAGCAGTGTTTCGAGTGATCCCATAATTGAGGAAGAGCAATTATATGATTTTATATTATCAATTGAGACAGATAAGGGTGTTTATGAAAAAGAAGATACAATTGAAATTTCTTCATATTTCAAATATGTTGGCGAAGAAATAAAGTTTGATGAAAAGCCTCAAATTTCGATTGTAATAGTAAATACAATGGATGGAAGTGTTGTTAAACAGGTTGATTTTGATGACGTTAAAACAACTATGAAAAAGGGAGATAAATTCACCCAAATAATTAAAGGTCTTGAACTACCTAAAGGAGATTATCGATTAAATGTAGGAACTTCTCCTTTTAGTGTTGGTCCAGGAAGCTATTTGATAAATACTATTCCGAGAGAATTTAAAGTAAAGTAGTTCAACTAAAGGGGGCAATGATCCAAGAAGGATTATCGCTTATTTTTGTTGAACTTATTAAGCTACCATGAAAATTAAAATACTCTTCGCTTGAATACTGAACATAGCAAAGAAGACCCATCCCGATTCGTAAAAAATATAGAATGAGCCACAATACAAAAACCTATAGATCAGCTAGTTGACTGGATTACCAGTATAGACAGTTAAGAAAATTTTCATTCTCTGTGGTGAAGCACTGATTTTTGCGCTTCATGGATGGCTAAAGGGGAAGGATAGTTCAATAAAATTTTGGTAGTATTATTAATTAGCTATT
This DNA window, taken from Bacillus sp. BGMRC 2118, encodes the following:
- a CDS encoding Fe3+ hydroxamate ABC transporter substrate-binding protein; the encoded protein is MFKIIPKCSKCGKEIEGNEEVIVKLRYPDRRGMTEIRAFIQNEGQITCMKC